From the Vulpes lagopus strain Blue_001 chromosome 15, ASM1834538v1, whole genome shotgun sequence genome, one window contains:
- the LOC121476520 gene encoding calcitonin receptor-stimulating peptide 1, with protein sequence MGFWKFSPFLVLSILALYQVGFLQAAPFRSALENPPDSGVRNEDELRLLLAAVMKDYTQMKTHELEQEQETEGSRVAVQKRSCNSATCVAHWLGGLLSRAGSVANTNLLPTSMGFKVYNRRRRELKA encoded by the exons ATGGGCTTCTGGAAGTTCTCGCCTTTCCTGGTTCTCAGCATCCTGGCGCTGTACCAGGTGGGCTTCCTCCAGGCGGCACCATTCAG gTCTGCTTTGGAAAATCCTCCAGACTCTGGTGTGCGCAATGAGGATGAATTGCGCCTCCTCCTGGCTGCAGTGATGAAGGACTATACGCAGATGAAGACTCATGagctggagcaggagcaggagactGAGGGCTCCAG GGTTGCTGTCCAGAAGAGATCCTGCAACTCTGCCACCTGTGTGGCCCATTGGCTGGGAGGCTTGCTGAGCAGAGCCGGAAGTGTGGCAAACACCAACTTGCTGCCCACCAGCATGGGCTTCAAGGTCTACAATCGGCGCCGCAGGGAACTTAAGGCTTAA